The Amphiura filiformis chromosome 1, Afil_fr2py, whole genome shotgun sequence nucleotide sequence CATCTGATATTCGGGTCCGTGTTTTCGTAaaatagcagcatggatactgctATTGGACTTTTGTCTGGTGATTTGTAACCTTTTTAAAGAAAACGTGTCAAAATTAGACATAAATGGAAATAACCACAACGATTAAATGATAAATCATACAGCCAATGTTTTATTGCTGTAGTTTGTTAGCTCTGTTTGGGCATTATATATATGTATACATATACTAAATACAACTTTTTGGCTTGGTCTTTAAAAACGTGGACAGTTTTGTATGTTTGTCCCCCTAATTCAATTATCATGGTATATGGATTATCAACCCCTGTGGAATAGGAAGATACATAATTACAGTTGCAGCGTGGTTTATAAATTAGTTTCTTTCTTCATGATTTTCACAAATATGGGCCCAAACAGCTCTACTCCATGACTCCTCTATTTCGCCATAAATGCTGGAATTTTTTAATAACGCACTCGTCAACATTAAGACATTTTTTCAAGATATTTCAACATGCAGTGTAAAGATTCTGATATTATAACATCCTATTTTTCCCAGATTTTGGTGGTAGTCCGGACCGAGTAACGATTTTTGGAATGAGTGCTGGTGGTTCTAGTGTTAGTTTGCAGACGCTGTCTCCGTTAAGTCGTGGACTTTTTTCAGGAGCAATAATGCAGGTACCGTATTCATTGGGAATCCTTTTACTCCTACTTAATACCCGAATACACAataggacaaaaaggtacgaagAAAATTCCAATTTCCTCGGGAGTAAGCTAATCTTGGCCACTGGCGCAAACGTATTATATAATAAATTgaacataaaactgatcaactggactcatATTTATTTGAGAtgctacagtatcgcaccttatccaaggtgcatcttcaggccgtctgatgatctgGCGGCAAAAGGTCGTGGATCTTGAGTCGAACTTCTTAGGAATGTTCTTGATGACAGAATTGTAAACCCCCGCCAAGTTATGGCGCAGACCGCCTCCCCTGTTTAGTGAAGGTTGTTCTTTCTTAACGTAGATTGCTTCTGTGACGCCCCTTTCAAACCACCTGCGTTCTCTGTCTAAAATCACAacatctttgttttcaaaagtgtGATGTGTACTGTCCAAATACGTGAACACGGCTGGATCCCCGCAACTAGTACTAGCACGTCTATGCTGGTACATGCGTTTGGCTAATGTCTGTTTGGTTTCacctatgtacattgtacaagtcCTGGCAATCAGCGTCCTTGCATTGTATTGTGTAAACTAAATTGCTTTGTTTGTCCTTAGGAGGCTTGTCTTTGGGTGAACCAACTTCTGTCTCAAGGAGTTAGTTGGTTTGAACGAAGTGTTTCAGACAGTTCAGACACGTAGGGGATGGTGATGTTCTTTCGTTCAACCGGTGTATCGTCGCTTCTCATGTCACGAGTGTTGGATTCTTTGGCAGCTTTGTTGACAGAAAGTCCACTTGCGATACCCGCACACACCCAACGCTGATTTCAGATGATCCTGTTCTTCTTCCTTTAGGGTCTCATTAGAAGAGATGGTGTCTGCTCTGTGAAACAGGATGCGAATAACTCCCAGCTTGTGTACTAAGGGGTGGTGTGAGTCGAACAGTAAGTACTGATCTGTATGCGTGGGTTTGCGGTATACAGATATTGAAACTTTACTGTCGTTTGCGACATGAACCGAACAGTCCAGGAAGGCAAGTTTTCCTTCTTGATAGGTTCTTGGGTAAACTTGATGTGCTCGTTCACACCATTATTATGTTCAAAGAAGGGGGTAAGCTGATCTTTCCTTAGCTTCGACTTAGCTTCCTTAGCTCCCGGGTATCGTCGACGTAGCGAAACCAGTGCGATGGTGGCGTGCCAGTAAACGAATCTAGAGCTGTGCGTTCAAACTGTTCAATGAACAAATTAACCACGATCGGTGACACAGGTGAACCCATCGCGCAACCATGGCGCTGTCTATAAAATTTGCCATTATAGATGAAATAAGTAGTGTTCAAACACAGTTCCAATAATCCGCACACTTGCGATACACTAAGTTCTGTTCTATCCTTCCAGGTGTTATCCTTCTCCTTGGGTGGTACACATGTAAATAATGCCGACACATCATACGAATTATAGTTGCTCgattttttgataaataaaaaaaatatgttattaatcatgatgaacgcattcagttgaacacGAAGATTTACAGATACTTATCACAATTCAATAAATGGTCATGAAAAAGGTTTaaataattagtgacagtaaaaaatAAAGTATACGTTATATTATTGAATGTAACATATTTATAATTGTGATTCTCACTTATTGAACAATTGGGatataccagtttattgatcgcgaaacccAGAGTCAAAAATTACTTGGGCAAACAGAGttagtacggtgactgaaaagatcagatgtggacAATCAATAAATTGTGTACAAGTAGTAATAGGGCATTTAGAGACCAATACCTTGGGCTTTTCGAGACGTTATCGATACCTTAGGTCTTTAGAGATGTTTCCGATCCTTTGGACCTTTAGAGACGTTCCCGATAAAATCTTTTTCGACGTTCCCGATACCTAAAGTCTTTTTCGAAGTATGCGAGGTCTTAGTCTTTTTCGACGTTCTCGCGTAATCTTAAATTGTGTAGAATATTGTTTTCGTGTTTGGTGTAGAATATTTGTTTCTTGATTAGTGGGTATTAGTGGGTCGATAAACATGTCAGGAAAATATGGATAGGAACGATAAATCTGTCTACGGTGAAGATGTAGCTTGTGAAACGACAAGTGGAAAGAAAGTCACGTCTTCGGGGAATGGAACGATAATGACGACGACTCATCTTATTACAACGACCAGCTGGTTATATTGGCCGCTGAACATTCGGATCGTCAAACAGATAGTAAAGGTGAAAAGAAAAGAGATGGTTTAGGAAATGACAATCGGTCTTGGAGAAGGAGGGAAAGCGCTATGGAACAGAAACCTATATCGACCAATCGAGAGATGCTACAGATCCATATTTCGGACCTTGAGGGTCGTCAGATCGTGGTTCAAATCTCCAGAGATAAAATCTATGTGAACATTACAGATTATTACAAACGCGACGTCACCCAAAATAGGTTACCCGGTCATAAAGGTATCAATTTGACTTTGGATCAGTGGCTCGCTTTGAAAGACGCCTCGCCAAAGACAGACCGCGCCGGGCAAGCATTGATGAACCAGGAGgcataatgaaataaataaaaaacatttaacTCAATCTTATTTTAGGAATGGGTGTATAAAAGAGCAGAAATGTAAGCGAAACAACTGTACAGtgatttaattttctttaaaaaccgtggtttttcttttttaaattcttcATAGTATAGTAACAAAAGAGAAACATAAGATGCGTGAAATTTTTTGCGTCTTTTTTTACTTTAACTAGAAGTTTCCAGATAATATCGTCAACTCAAATGCGCTTTAATCATCGCTTTCTTCAGCATGTTTCATCTCCTCATCATCGTCATCTTGTTGGAAAAGACCGGCAAACTTAGGTTCGATGTTTAGCTAACACTATTTTCAGTGCTTTGCGTGTGGCCATGCCTTTATCTGTATTCTCTTTGATTTTGGCCTCTATATCCTGATGAGTGTCGAAGTCTTTTAGATGAACGCTACGATTTCCCGTAGTTGTCGAAGCTTATCTATGCCATTCTCGGTATGTGGTATTTAACTATTACTACTTGCACaagttaatacaaatcagagttctatgtataaacagtgataaatgtaatagccagagtatgcaaaatgagCATCTGATACGCCAAATACCATTCTTAAAATACCACGTTGTTGTTGCTGATTACAACACAGATATAGCAGTCAACATTTGGTAAGATTTATCAGAGTTTGTCAATTAAAACAAATAACTTCCACCGTGTCTCCACTGATTGATTCTGATTTATGCGCATAGTGAACTATTTTAAATGTACTCCAATTTGGTGCAGCAATATTAGTATTTCATAAACTACAATTATTTGTCTTCTTTTCTGGTCAATGTATCTCGACAGAGTGGTACGGCGGCAGCTAAGTGGGCATATAGCAGGACTCCTGGCTCATACAAGAAGAAAGCTTCTTATATTGGATCTCTTCTGGGATGTCAACAAGCATCAAACGAAGAACTTATTCAATGTCTACAAGATATACCGGCTATTGACATTGTAAAAGTAACGCCACAGGTGAGTATTGTGGTGTAGCTTTATCAAACATGTCCTCAAATATTGTCTTTCGCTTGAATGTGTGCAAAGGATCAGGTACATGATGGCCCCATAATACTTATTAGCAGAAGTCACGTGGTGGTTGTTTGAGCACGGCCACTCCCCGGGGCCACTCGGTCACGTCTGATAATAGACTCAAGAAACTACTTCCATTCCGTTAAATGGTGGTTAAAAGAACCGTTCAGGTTTGCCATGATAGACATACTTATGGTCACTTTAGAATTTAAGCATAATAGGcgtatttgatatttttatcatcaacCACCGCCGAAAGTTTTTATTATCACAAAGAGGCTAATGCCACATACGTAACAAACCACCTTAATCAGACACACTATGCGTGTCCTTTACGTGCAGGAAAGAGACTGCGCCTCATGACATCGCTGATTAAGTTAGAAGTGATAGAAGTGTCGTGTTGTAAATCTGAAATATTCTTGATCATGGTGATATAAAACAATTCAAACAGATACTAACTGTAATCACTTGGTTAAAGATGTATTTATTCCACTTCATCTTGCTCTTCGTGACTAACATTGCAACCATCATACTTATAGATAGTTAATATTTGTGTATCATCCAATCAAGATATTCTTTTAATACTTTGATCCAACTTATATCCAAGATATTAACAGCATATTAATCagtaatgttaaataaaatatcttTCTCTTTATTAGGTTGGCGATCGCGTGGAAAACGACAATGACATGACATTTTTCGGTCCTACTATTGATGGTCATTTTTTGCTTGATCACGCGGCTGAGCTTCTTACCAAAGGTTTGATCCATGATAACATCAATGCCATAGTCGGCGAGACAGCAGACGATGGCATGTTTTTAACTTTGATAAGCTTCTTCTCCCAGCAAAGGCCACACATCAATGCCGAAACTTTCCACAGTTATCTCAAAGACATAACAATGTCAGATTCCGTCATTGAATCTGTGATCAAGACGTTTTACTTAGATAATCGTGGCTTTGATTACTCGGACAGAAACTATTTGGACGATTTGAACAAAATACTAACGGATGTCTACTTTTTATGCCCTGGTAACATGGTAACAGAAGCACTAGCAAAGGCTGGTCGTCAGGTTTATAGATATCGCCTTAATCACGTCTCGTCCATGACGTATTTTAATACAACATGGGAAGGTGCTATACATTGTTCGGATTTGCTTTTTACTTTTGGGGCTCATTTCAATAAAGGCAGCGATATAAGATTGTCAGAGGAGGAAGTTGATATGACGGTCAAAGTTATTCGGTATTGGTCAAACTTCGCCAAATCTGGGTTAGTTGAATTCTTATACTGATATAAAGTCATTAAAGTCATTAAACAGATAAACTTATTTCCATGGTATGTGCCAGATGCTACTGGAGCGAACAAATTGCAAACGTGAAAGCATGATATGATAAAGATAATATCGGACATCAAAATAAAGCTAGAATAAAAGTACGTTCGTCAGCACTTTTTTTCTTATCACGCGAGAGAAACTATCGAATTCGGCATGTACACCGCTAGTAGTAGACACTGAGAACAGCAATTTACATTCTTCAGAGACTGTTACTTAATACATGTTTCATATGACATGATTTATGCAATATAGACATGATGTGATCAAATCGGCCTATAATATAACTATTGATCTCTTGGTTGTGCATttgggcaaaatattttgtacagaaaatgtcTCTCCTTTGATATTTTAAGAGGTAGAGGACAGATAGATCTTTAAGGTGTCCAGTgcaggtatatttttgtaaacttaGAAGGGTTAAACCCACAAACACGCTACCCAACTGAGGTTTACATTCCAATATTCTCCAAATATTTAGACGCTTGTGCTGTTCTTGTTTTCAGCAATCCAAACTTGGCATCTGTAGATGACGAACTAACATCTCGTGACAAACATACTCAATGGCCACAGTTTACCATTGAAGAGCCGGCTTTTAAGGACTTGTCTCTAAGCATGCGCAATGGGAACGCTCTAAAGGCAAAGGAGTGTGCTCTCTGGAATGATGTCATTCCCAGACTCAATATTTTGATAGGTGAGGTTATCAAGGCAATATACAATGCTGATTATTAATCTTGTTTTGCCTCGCACCCAAGTGGCGGGGATGTGAACATGGGGCTTGCGATGCTCATAGAATCCTAGCAATAATCCATGCGTATCGATATGAAAATTCCCCTGCCTTATATTGCATTTGTAGGACCTATTGCATTGCATATCGCATAGAGACGGCCTgtaatcagtggacttcggttgtatatataaatgcgcatatataaatgcgcacgtgacatctacaagtcgccataccgtattaaacgatataaggtacccggatgtacataaactccccgtgcaaaagtataggggaaaatgacaggtcgcaaggaaaattgcttttgcaaaatagtggcattgattgcaaagggtaaaataactggacccgaaagataaactctttattaacgttttccatcacggaaaaaaaaattaactacggaaaagctagatatagctgatttacaaacttatatttcataatttccgtgctaaatgggcgtgccaattggccatatctatgacgtagtgctggtttcatactatcatgctgctagctgccgagcggcgtgacacacgcgcattgtagacaaacagacacaatcaagacttgtgaatggctgataagtcatgcctcttgtcgcaacggcatgaaagtatgaaagggacaaggtcagaactgtgcaggcggcggatgacatgatcgagccggcaacttgtgaaaccgcccggccgtatggcattttccaatatagagggtattcattactacgtcattggtgtgattgctcatgcatacaattcctccacataggctgtttagcttattcatgaaagtggcctcttgacatgatataacagtaacctttatgtcattagtgaggcccacttacaatgttcaacacaaagtgaacaatgctataacttggaggacaaacaaacgaacaccgccaaattcgactgacgtgtacaacgtgggaagctatggggaaattgaagactcgctctctgatcatgcatgtgtttatggttcggttagcggttacttagcaactctcgttccgcttgggtttattgcatacactctatagtcggttaattttgtggggttcattatcgaaccccaacggttttagcttgtatttatattatttatcaacataggcctatttgtttgtgatatttcaagcgttttaaaatttcaaaataatcccattcaattacacggttgacgatgaaaatttactgaatttagagaatgcaattcggccaccacctggaactgtggtcgcaatttcagtgattgatagtgaggtaacacgaacatggcactggccatctggtcacgtgcgcatttatatatgcgcatttatatatacaaccgaagtccactggaaATATGGCACCGTAGGCAGGTAGCATCCAACGCCACGTTAGTATAAAGTGTAGTGCTGTCGAAGACTAATTTTAAATCACTCTCATTGCATTACCACTGCGTATGAATCTGCAAATTCCAAACCTATTTTTATTTCCAGATGATCTTAAAAGATGCAAAAGTGAGCGTCGTTGGTCAAGAGAGACAACGTGCGGAGCAGATGAGACATCCTGTAATGGAAATGAGATGGACGAGACAACAGAAAAACAACACCCGTGACGGaaataaactttttttaaattgttgctCGTCTCACTGAACGCAAGATACAAAGTTTAACTGAAtttatcaaataattattacattcaTTCAAAATTCGATTTGTAATTTCTTTTTTTCCCACTGCTGCTACAATCAATGAAAAACTAGTTGGTacactttgacaatatgttggaactctacAATTGCCGCTCTGCTAATTCAGTGAAATTAGGATAACTATGTTGATGTACAAACCTTCACATTTCCTCTTCCCTCTCCCATCCTCCCTCAACCAATGTTGGGAGCCCAGTGTCAAgattgctttcatcaacattgaatttgGGGATGGGAGATGGGCGGCGATTTACAGTTAATATGCCAGATTGGCCAATATTTCTTTTATTGTCTGAGCGAAATGCTAAATATAACATCCCTGGATAACATCTTTATTTCGTTTTTGGCTTTTAACTCCAGAGAGGATTATTGTAAAAACTTGTGGGCTTTATGATCAATGTCAAAATCATTTAGgacgattttgtttttaaaataagggCAAAAAGAAACGAAAAGTAACATTAGGTGCGCATTTACATATACAATTAATTATCTAATTACAGAAAGGAACACGGAAACAAACAACGTACACTAtagttcatatatatatttgcccCTTTGCATTATGGGTAGATCCAGGAATTTCACTTCGATGAAATAGATACATACACGAACATTCCGTAAGTTTGTACtacaacatactgcagttaccatggttactgtccgttttcctatacacaatacacagtgctctttcccattgacgcgtgacctctacaaatagcctacgttaaaagtatggggatgtgcctagttaacgtcgctgtgtgaaaaataaccggccaatattaaaagtactcttctaaagttctagaaaatatagttttgtaacatgtcctaaatttttagctaatttagatttttggaaatatgcgtactttggtgctttagttaatgttataggtaatagtacattgcctagttaacgtcgctgtgtgaaaaataaccggccaatattaaaagtactcttctaaaattctagacaatatagttttgtaacatgtcctaaatttttagctaatttagatgtttggaaatatgcgtactttggtgttttaggaaggatatgtaaacgacagataacaccaaaaaatatgaagaaattatttccaaaccgtgttaagtctgcaaaccaccatgtttcttattttcaagaacgctggttaacaataagcacgtattgtctcatttcgtaaacaaagaccacacacaattgttctctagcgctcgctttataatcgttcacccaactgaaagtataatcctagctcattgctccattgtacgtgtaaagcagacacatatgttgtgtatatttaaccagagaagatatgatttattcagttgagctgttttcaatgagtgttatcttggtttaatagcttttaatggggtttaagtcctgcaaaggtcgagttgaattctactgtagacatgactgcatcatgatataaTTTTAACAGCATACTGATACCGGGACTGATACTCCTTTATGATATTCCTGCTACGTGTACGCTTAAAATAAGATGTAAGTGAATTACGGTGCGTGGACCGCTCGGTGGACCGTGCGTTTATACGGCGTTAAAAAAGGCGTTCTATATTACTAGTCTTGGTTCCAAGCTGGACTGTGTTCATTCGTCATGAAGGAGAAAAAGGCGGAtggaacaaagactaacatctgatctggtcaATAGAGGGCGACGCGCTTGAAATTTAATGGTCACCGGACCCTATGCCTACTTcaatacagcatgcttttgattttgactaaaaacctaGGTTAACATACtgcttaaaataaattgtatttcagttcttcccaaatattatggttgccaaaaaaACATAAGGTTTGGTAGATTAAGAGCCAtaacatccatatatcatgattttactttcaaaatgagacaatTTATAAATGTGTATTAATGCGATTCACGCGATTCCTGCATTACGATATGAATAGAATACAGAGATTGAAGTGTAAGTACACTTCGTGTAAATAAGTAGTAATCTGTGAAAATTAGGAATTTTTGTGTTTAGCTTAT carries:
- the LOC140163719 gene encoding acetylcholinesterase-like; the protein is MDSNLYGKYCLLAIVCIGYYAGNVYSNPAVSTRQGTIVGKKLSFEAPELQLKTSIDAFLGIPYAEPPVGPLRFKPPIPKTWSGELQATAVGNRCQQPEENSLRLVFGGPFDEDCLFLDVFVPTPKPINAAVMIWIHGGGYFAGAGLVENVHPSPLVAIGDVIVVTVNYRLGAFGFLSTEDSAAPGNVGMLDQIEAMKWVRDNIADFGGSPDRVTIFGMSAGGSSVSLQTLSPLSRGLFSGAIMQSGTAAAKWAYSRTPGSYKKKASYIGSLLGCQQASNEELIQCLQDIPAIDIVKVTPQVGDRVENDNDMTFFGPTIDGHFLLDHAAELLTKGLIHDNINAIVGETADDGMFLTLISFFSQQRPHINAETFHSYLKDITMSDSVIESVIKTFYLDNRGFDYSDRNYLDDLNKILTDVYFLCPGNMVTEALAKAGRQVYRYRLNHVSSMTYFNTTWEGAIHCSDLLFTFGAHFNKGSDIRLSEEEVDMTVKVIRYWSNFAKSGNPNLASVDDELTSRDKHTQWPQFTIEEPAFKDLSLSMRNGNALKAKECALWNDVIPRLNILIDDLKRCKSERRWSRETTCGADETSCNGNEMDETTEKQHP